Proteins from a single region of Scylla paramamosain isolate STU-SP2022 chromosome 13, ASM3559412v1, whole genome shotgun sequence:
- the LOC135106431 gene encoding mpv17-like protein 2, translating into MLRKAQRLWSRLFGRYLWITNTVTSGGMLAFGDAIQQQLEHVRGVGTKHNYDVERTGRLFLVGVSQGPPHHIFYIWLDKVLPQKTGKVIFKKIMADQFLAAPFFAVTFFIVAGLLEGHTLAESWKEFKKKFPAVYVFDWFLWPPSQAINFYLVPAPYRVLYINVVTVIWDVFLSYMKHKDQVTEITKNGF; encoded by the exons ATGTTAAGAAAAGCTCAGCGCTTATGGTCACGGTTGTTTGGCCGTTACCTGTGGATAACTAACACTGTGACTTCTGGTGGTATGTTGGCTTTTGGGGATGCCATTCAACAGCAGCTAGAGCATGTCAGGGGTGTAGGCACCAAACATAATTATGATGTTGAAAGGACTGGCAGATTATTTCTGGTTGGGGTGAGTCAGGGACCCCCACACCATATCTTCTACATCTGGCTTGACAAG GTGCTGCCACAGAAGACTGGGAAAGTGATTTTTAAAAAGATCATGGCAGACCAGTTCCTTGCAGCACCTTTCTTTGCCGTGACTTTCTTCATTGTAGCTGGACTGCTTGAAGGACACACATTAGCTGAATCCTGGAAGGAATTTAAGAAGAAATTTCCTGCAGTTTATGTT tTTGACTGGTTTCTCTGGCCGCCATCACAGGCCATCAACTTTTACTTGGTGCCAGCTCCCTACCGAGTGCTCTACATAAATGTTGTTACAGTGATCTGGgatgtctttctctcttatatGAAGCACAAG gaCCAGGTGACTGAAATCACAAAAAATGGATTTTGA